Part of the Streptomyces sp. NBC_01460 genome, ACCCGGGAACGCACCGCGACCTTCGCGCCCACACCGGGGGTGGGACGCCTCCGGCCGGGCACGCACACCCGCGCCCCCGGGCTGCACCTGGCGGGAGCATGGACCGCCACCGGCTGGCCCGCCACGATGGAGGGCGCCGTCCGCAGCGGCTTCACCGCCGCGGACGCCGCGCTCGCGGCCCTCGGCCGGCCCCACGAACATCCGCTGCAGGAGGCGGCATGAGCAGTACCACCGGAACAAGAGGAGAGTCTGTGACCCCGGCGAATCCGGCTTACGACACCGTGGTGGACACCGCGGACGTCACCGCGCTTCTGGAGCGTGGAAGGGCCCTGTCAGCGCCGGTGCTGCGAGCTGCCGTGGACCGGCTGGCGCCGCCCATGGACACCGTCGCGGCCTATCACTTCGGCTGGATCGACGCCCAGGGCCGGCCCGCCGACGGCGACGGCGGCAAGGCCGTCCGCCCCGCGCTGGCCCTGCTGTCCGCGGAAGCGGCGGGAGCCCCGGCAGAGGCAGGGATCCCCGGCGCCGTAGCCGTCGAACTCGTGCACAACTTCTCGCTGCTGCACGACGACCTGATGGACGGCGACGAGCAGCGCCGCCACCGCGACACCGTGTGGAAGGTGCACGGCCCCGCCCAGGCGATCCTCGTCGGCGACGCGCTCTTCGCGCTGGCCAACGAGATCCTGCTGGAGCTCGGCACCGTCGAGGCCGGCCGGGCGGCCCGCAGGCTGACCACGGCCAGCCGCAAGCTGATCGACGGTCAGGCCCAGGACATCTCCTACGAGCACCGCGAGCGGGTCACCGTCGAGGAGTGCCTGGAGATGGAGGGCAACAAGACGGGTGCGCTGCTCGCCTGCGCGGTCTCCATCGGAGCCGTGCTCGGCGGAGCCGACGACCGCACAGCCGACGTCCTGGAGGCGTACGGCTACCACCTCGGCCTCGCCTTCCAGGCGGTCGACGACCTCCTCGGGATCTGGGGCGACCCCGAGTCGACGGGCAAGCAGACCTGGAGCGACCTGCGCCAGCGTAAGAAGTCACTGCCCGTCGTGGCCGCCCTCGCGGCGGGCGGACCGGCCTCGGAGCGGCTGGGCGAGCTGCTCGCCGCCGACGCCAGGAGCACCGACTTCGACAGCTTCTCCGAAGAGGAGTTCGCCGCCCGTGCGGCACTCATCGAGGAGGCGGGCGGCCGCGAGTGGACCGCCCAGGAAGCCCGCCGTCAGCACGCGGTAGCCATCGAGGCGCTGCACGGCGTCGACATGCCGGAACGAGTGCGGGCGCAGCTCACCGAGCTCGCCGACTTCGTGGTCGTACGAAAGAGATGATCACCATCCAGATATGACTCGCAGTCGCCGGCGGGCGCCCCACGGGGCGCCCGCCGACGGAGACCCCAGCACAGCAGAGGACCAGACTGCACGAAGGGGAAGCCATGACAGCGACGACCGACGGAAGCACCGGGGCCGCGAACCTCCGCGCAGCCTCGGCAAGCGATCCGACCGAATCAACCACTGCCGCGGACGACCTGTTCGCCGTCGCGCGGCTGGCCGCGGAACGCTCGGTGGAGCACCTCCTCGGCAGACAGGACGAGCAGGGCTGGTGGAAGGGCGACCTCGCCACCAACGTCACCATGGACGCGGAGGACCTGCTGCTCCGTCAGTTCCTGGGCATCCAGGACCCGGACACCGTCAAGGCCGCCGCCCGCTTCATCCGGGGCGAACAGCTCGGCGACGGCACCTGGAACACCTTCTACGAGGGGCCGCCCGACCTCTCCGCCACCATCGAGGCCTACGTCGCCCTGCGGCTGGCCGGGGACAGACCGGACGATCCCCACATGATCCGTGCCGCGGGCTGGGTCAGGGAACAGGGCGGCATCGCGGAATCCCGGGTCTTCACCCGGATCTGGCTCGCGCTCTTCGGCTGGTGGAAGTGGGACGACCTGCCGGAGCTCCCGCCCGAGCTGATGTTCTTCCCGAAGTGGGTCCCGCTCAACATCTACGACTTCGGCTGCTGGGCCCGCCAGACCATCGTGCCGCTCACCATCGTGTCCGCGAAACGGCCCGTACGCCCGGCGCCCTTCACCCTGGACGAACTGCACACCGACCCGGCGTGCCCCAACCCGCCCGGACCCACGGCGCCCGCCGCCAGTTGGGACGGTGTCTTCCAACGGCTCGACAAGGCGCTGCACTTCTACCACAAGGTGGCTCCGCGCAGGCTGCGCCGCATCGCCATGAACGCCGCCGCCCGCTGGATCATCGAACGCCAGGAGAACGACGGCTGCTGGGGCGGAATCCAGCCGCCCGCCGTGTACTCCGTCATCGCCCTGCACCTGCTGGGCTACGACCTCGACCACCCGGTCATGCGGGCCGGACTCGACTCGCTCGACCGGTTCACCGTCTGGCGCGAGGACGGCGCCCGCATGATCGAGGCCTGCCAGTCCCCGGTCTGGGACACCTGCCTCGCCACCATCGCCCTCGCCGACGCGGGGGTGAGCCCCGACCATCCGGCGCTCGTCAGGGCGGCGGACTGGATGCTCGGCGAGGAGATCGTACGGCCCGGGGACTGGTCCGTACGCAAGCCCGGACTCGCCCCGGGAGGCTGGGCGTTCGAGTTCCACAACAACAACTACCCCGACATCGACGACACCGCCGAAGTCGTCCTGGCGCTGCGCCGCGTCCAGCACCCCGACCCCGCGAGGATCGAGGGAGCCATCGAGCGCGGCGTGCGCTGGAACCTCGGCATGCAGTCGCGCAACGGCGCCTGGGGAGCCTTCGACGCGGACAACACCAGCCCCTTCCCCAACCGCCTGCCGTTCTGCGACTTCGGCGAGGTCATCGACCCGCCGTCGGCCGACGTCACCGGACACGTGGTCGAGATGCTCGCTGTCGAGGGCAGGGCGAACGACCCCCGCACCCGCCGCGGCATCGACTGGCTGCTCGCCGAACAGGAGGCGAGCGGGGCGTGGTTCGGCCGGTGGGGCGTCAACTACATCTACGGAACGGGGTCCGTGGTACCGGCGCTGATCGCCGCCGGGCTGCCGGCCGCGCACCCCGCGGTCAGGCGGGCCGTCGACTGGCTGAGGTCCGTCCAGAACGACGACGGCGGCTGGGGCGAGGACCTGCGTTCCTACCGCGAGGAGAAGTGGATCGGCCACGGCAGCTCCACCGCCTCCCAGACCGCCTGGGCCCTGCTCGCGCTCCTGTCGGCGGGGGAGCGGGAGAGCAGGTCCGTGGAGCGGGGGGTCGGCTGGCTGGCGGAGACCCAGCAGGCCGACGGCTCCTGGGACGAGCCGCACTTCACCGGAACCGGCTTCCCCTGGGACTTCTCCATCAACTACCACCTCTACCGGCAGGTCTTCCCCCTCACGGCCCTCGGCCGGTACGTGTACGGAGACCCCTTCGCCACCGCCTCCGGAATCGGCGCCGGTGCCGGCAAGGGGGTCTGAGCCCATGGGTGGTGCACAGGAGCCGCCCGGACCCACCACGCCGCTGCTGATCGCCTGCGCACTGGGCATCGAGCGTCTCGCCCTGCGCACCGGGAGGAAGGGCGGACTCCCCGGGCCCGGCCCCGTCAGCATCATCAGCTCCGGGATGGGC contains:
- a CDS encoding polyprenyl synthetase family protein, with translation MSSTTGTRGESVTPANPAYDTVVDTADVTALLERGRALSAPVLRAAVDRLAPPMDTVAAYHFGWIDAQGRPADGDGGKAVRPALALLSAEAAGAPAEAGIPGAVAVELVHNFSLLHDDLMDGDEQRRHRDTVWKVHGPAQAILVGDALFALANEILLELGTVEAGRAARRLTTASRKLIDGQAQDISYEHRERVTVEECLEMEGNKTGALLACAVSIGAVLGGADDRTADVLEAYGYHLGLAFQAVDDLLGIWGDPESTGKQTWSDLRQRKKSLPVVAALAAGGPASERLGELLAADARSTDFDSFSEEEFAARAALIEEAGGREWTAQEARRQHAVAIEALHGVDMPERVRAQLTELADFVVVRKR
- the shc gene encoding squalene--hopene cyclase, whose protein sequence is MTATTDGSTGAANLRAASASDPTESTTAADDLFAVARLAAERSVEHLLGRQDEQGWWKGDLATNVTMDAEDLLLRQFLGIQDPDTVKAAARFIRGEQLGDGTWNTFYEGPPDLSATIEAYVALRLAGDRPDDPHMIRAAGWVREQGGIAESRVFTRIWLALFGWWKWDDLPELPPELMFFPKWVPLNIYDFGCWARQTIVPLTIVSAKRPVRPAPFTLDELHTDPACPNPPGPTAPAASWDGVFQRLDKALHFYHKVAPRRLRRIAMNAAARWIIERQENDGCWGGIQPPAVYSVIALHLLGYDLDHPVMRAGLDSLDRFTVWREDGARMIEACQSPVWDTCLATIALADAGVSPDHPALVRAADWMLGEEIVRPGDWSVRKPGLAPGGWAFEFHNNNYPDIDDTAEVVLALRRVQHPDPARIEGAIERGVRWNLGMQSRNGAWGAFDADNTSPFPNRLPFCDFGEVIDPPSADVTGHVVEMLAVEGRANDPRTRRGIDWLLAEQEASGAWFGRWGVNYIYGTGSVVPALIAAGLPAAHPAVRRAVDWLRSVQNDDGGWGEDLRSYREEKWIGHGSSTASQTAWALLALLSAGERESRSVERGVGWLAETQQADGSWDEPHFTGTGFPWDFSINYHLYRQVFPLTALGRYVYGDPFATASGIGAGAGKGV